From Planctomycetota bacterium, a single genomic window includes:
- a CDS encoding glycosyltransferase family 2 protein, translating to MPDAPFGLRGLKLSVVMPVYNERATIEEILRRVEATGLAHEIIAVDDASTDGTRGVLESLPPGRVRLLCHDANRGKGRAVRTGIEAATGDIILIQDADLEYDPADYPALLKPIVDGVADVVVGSRFLGGPHRVLYFWHYQGNRLLTTLSNVLTNLNLTDMECCYKVFRAELLRRLVLRSERFGIEPELIARVAQLGCRIYEVPVAYFGRDYAHGKKITWRDGLAALWHILRFSLTRPRLRPGSPDRPERRE from the coding sequence ATGCCTGACGCGCCCTTCGGCCTCCGTGGCCTCAAGCTCTCGGTCGTCATGCCCGTCTACAATGAGCGCGCGACCATCGAGGAAATCCTCCGCCGCGTCGAGGCCACGGGCCTGGCCCACGAGATCATCGCGGTGGACGACGCCTCGACCGACGGCACGCGCGGCGTGCTGGAGAGCCTGCCGCCGGGGCGCGTGCGGCTCCTGTGCCACGACGCCAACCGCGGCAAGGGCCGCGCCGTGCGCACCGGCATCGAGGCCGCCACGGGCGACATCATCCTCATCCAGGACGCGGACCTCGAGTACGACCCCGCCGACTACCCCGCGCTGTTGAAGCCGATCGTGGACGGCGTGGCCGACGTGGTGGTGGGCTCGCGGTTTCTCGGCGGGCCGCACCGCGTGCTCTACTTCTGGCACTACCAGGGCAACCGCCTGCTCACCACGCTCTCGAACGTGCTCACGAACCTGAACCTCACCGACATGGAGTGCTGCTACAAGGTCTTCCGCGCCGAGCTCCTGCGCCGCCTGGTGCTCCGCAGCGAGCGGTTCGGCATCGAGCCCGAGCTGATCGCGCGCGTGGCCCAGCTCGGCTGCCGCATCTACGAGGTGCCCGTCGCCTACTTCGGCCGCGACTACGCACACGGCAAGAAGATCACCTGGCGCGACGGCCTGGCGGCCCTCTGGCACATCCTGCGCTTCTCGCTCACGCGGCCGCGGCTGCGGCCCGGATCCCCCGACCGCCCCGAACGCCGGGAATAG
- a CDS encoding glycosyltransferase family 39 protein, with product MPGIHHPGRRLILALVVLAGIYGLVGRWWVLVDIPRHQDGVYGMIARNYLKYGYPDMGLAQIATPGPVVPRPERVYYQNHPPLAPLLSSAGVALFGPQTWAVRLPHLVCGLALVAVLAVLAERMSRESDGPPTPAWAWAAALAGAVPIAVRYGGAFVDVVGTPLALSTSLASLFYLRYCESGRGRDFGLLFAACVVGLLSDWPAYVLCFALAGHALVYRSRARRGAMLALPAAALACFVGLMAYARAIPQEGNLLQPVGEAYRSWAVGGSAPEVGHIPATTLLADFLGKFVLQLSPLSLLALVWLARRAWPAVRARENRRDQHVLLLWLWPLPYVAAFPTIFYAHPYYHLLFLPAVVVTVALVVEAWARGGGRWRGAASIGGAAVLFLSSFYVVTETDRWEPLRHKQVRWAADLAKHTPFEEKSGFVLHYAQQMRFVADRAVVEYADTPAKLAALGPTTRVFAPLAHPCGDADLFGALQGRGPATLCGSLVAFGPDPEGGGSWADGILRRLAKQELGAGVTLEKLACKVVPARDGSSLLLLGAELSGTPRVLPGDTLEWQVRFLDDGGKVLGTASMPAQASASYFLVAPKRWRARGGRAELALRHCTTDAASVGRGTRLARFALRLLTCRLLGNPKPAVRPLGRVELEVP from the coding sequence ATGCCAGGCATCCACCATCCGGGGCGGCGACTCATCCTCGCCCTCGTTGTCCTTGCCGGTATCTATGGTCTGGTCGGCCGCTGGTGGGTGCTGGTGGATATTCCCCGCCACCAGGATGGCGTGTACGGGATGATCGCGCGGAACTACCTGAAGTACGGGTACCCCGATATGGGACTGGCGCAAATCGCGACGCCCGGCCCCGTGGTGCCGCGGCCCGAACGCGTGTACTACCAGAATCACCCGCCGCTGGCGCCCCTCCTGAGCTCGGCGGGTGTGGCGCTCTTCGGACCGCAAACCTGGGCCGTGCGGCTGCCGCACCTGGTCTGTGGCCTCGCGCTCGTGGCCGTGCTGGCCGTGCTGGCCGAGCGGATGTCGCGGGAGAGCGACGGGCCGCCCACGCCGGCGTGGGCTTGGGCCGCTGCCCTGGCCGGCGCGGTGCCGATCGCCGTGCGCTATGGCGGGGCATTCGTGGACGTTGTGGGCACGCCGCTCGCGCTGTCCACCTCGTTGGCGTCGCTGTTCTACCTTCGGTACTGTGAGTCGGGACGCGGACGCGACTTCGGGCTGCTCTTCGCGGCCTGCGTGGTCGGCCTTCTGTCGGACTGGCCGGCCTACGTCCTCTGCTTCGCGCTGGCGGGGCACGCGCTGGTGTACCGCTCGCGAGCGCGGCGCGGCGCGATGCTGGCTCTGCCGGCGGCAGCTCTCGCCTGCTTCGTGGGCCTGATGGCCTACGCGCGCGCGATTCCGCAGGAGGGCAACCTGCTTCAGCCCGTCGGCGAAGCCTATCGGAGCTGGGCCGTCGGCGGCAGCGCGCCCGAGGTCGGCCACATCCCGGCGACGACCCTCCTGGCCGACTTCCTGGGCAAGTTCGTCTTGCAGCTTTCGCCGCTCTCGCTCCTTGCGCTCGTGTGGCTGGCACGCCGCGCCTGGCCCGCCGTGCGGGCGCGCGAGAACCGCCGCGACCAGCATGTGCTGCTGCTCTGGCTCTGGCCGCTGCCCTACGTGGCCGCGTTCCCAACGATCTTCTACGCCCATCCCTACTACCATCTGCTGTTTCTGCCCGCCGTGGTGGTGACGGTGGCGCTGGTGGTCGAGGCTTGGGCACGTGGGGGAGGGCGCTGGCGCGGAGCCGCAAGCATTGGGGGCGCCGCGGTGCTGTTCCTCAGCTCCTTCTACGTCGTGACCGAGACGGACCGCTGGGAGCCGCTGCGCCACAAACAGGTGCGCTGGGCGGCCGACCTCGCAAAGCACACGCCGTTCGAGGAGAAGAGCGGATTCGTCCTCCACTATGCGCAGCAGATGCGCTTCGTTGCCGACCGCGCAGTAGTCGAGTACGCAGACACGCCGGCGAAGTTGGCGGCGCTGGGCCCGACCACGAGGGTCTTTGCGCCCCTCGCCCACCCGTGCGGCGACGCGGACCTCTTCGGAGCGTTGCAGGGGCGAGGCCCCGCGACGCTCTGCGGCTCTCTGGTCGCCTTTGGCCCGGACCCGGAGGGAGGCGGGTCGTGGGCGGATGGCATCCTCCGACGCCTGGCGAAGCAGGAGTTGGGTGCCGGGGTCACGCTGGAGAAACTCGCCTGCAAGGTGGTGCCGGCGCGCGACGGCTCGTCGCTGCTCCTGCTCGGCGCCGAGCTCTCGGGGACGCCGAGGGTTCTGCCTGGGGACACGCTGGAGTGGCAGGTGCGGTTTCTCGACGACGGGGGCAAGGTACTCGGTACAGCGTCCATGCCGGCCCAGGCCTCGGCCAGCTACTTCCTCGTCGCGCCGAAGCGATGGCGGGCCCGTGGCGGCCGGGCCGAGCTGGCGCTGAGGCACTGCACGACCGATGCCGCGTCGGTGGGCCGAGGGACGCGGCTGGCGCGCTTTGCGCTTCGCCTCCTCACGTGCCGCCTGTTGGGCAACCCGAAGCCCGCCGTACGCCCGCTCGGCCGGGTCGAGCTGGAAGTCCCCTGA
- a CDS encoding glycosyltransferase, producing the protein MAIVTHHSQPSIVMLLDNAFLPDPRVANEARSLAAAGYRVTILAWDRENERPPIERWHGVRLERFGPRSRHHLGSLQALYLLAFWWRAFWRLLELRADAIHCHDFDTLPLGWLAAAVKGCRLVYDAHESYADMLGANVAPWIKRTVTWAERLLIGRADAVLTVGELLAADLRQRGARRAWVVGNWKRLDEFAFDPAALAARRREAAPEGRLLVAYIGWLNVDRGIAPLLEAVEAVDGVVLLVGGDGPAAGDVRAAAARCPRIRYLGFVDPVLVPLYTSMADAVYHGLDAANRNARFSAPNKLFEALAAGRAVVCNDCGELGRIVREEGCGIVVPELAPRALEGAFRELLEPGRLAACQARARAAGRGRYHWAAAERALLDLYAAIGVAPKAGEPNA; encoded by the coding sequence ATGGCCATCGTTACCCACCACTCACAACCCTCGATAGTGATGCTCCTCGACAACGCCTTCCTGCCCGATCCCCGGGTAGCAAACGAGGCGCGGAGCCTGGCCGCGGCCGGCTATCGGGTGACGATCCTGGCCTGGGACCGCGAGAATGAGCGCCCGCCCATCGAGCGGTGGCACGGGGTGCGCCTCGAGCGCTTCGGCCCGCGCAGCCGCCACCACTTGGGTTCCCTTCAGGCCCTCTACCTGCTGGCCTTCTGGTGGCGCGCCTTCTGGCGCCTCCTGGAGCTGCGGGCCGACGCGATTCACTGCCACGACTTCGACACCCTGCCGCTCGGCTGGCTGGCGGCCGCGGTGAAGGGCTGCCGCCTGGTCTACGACGCGCACGAGAGCTATGCCGATATGCTCGGCGCGAATGTGGCGCCGTGGATCAAGCGAACGGTCACCTGGGCCGAACGGCTGCTGATCGGCCGCGCCGACGCCGTGCTCACCGTGGGCGAGTTGCTGGCGGCGGACCTCCGCCAGCGCGGGGCGCGACGCGCCTGGGTGGTCGGCAACTGGAAGCGCCTCGACGAATTCGCCTTCGACCCCGCGGCCCTGGCGGCCCGGCGCCGCGAGGCCGCCCCCGAGGGCCGCCTGCTCGTGGCCTACATCGGCTGGCTGAATGTGGACCGCGGCATCGCGCCCCTGCTCGAGGCCGTGGAGGCCGTGGACGGCGTGGTCCTGCTCGTGGGCGGCGACGGGCCGGCGGCTGGCGACGTGCGCGCGGCCGCCGCCCGGTGCCCCCGCATCCGCTACCTGGGCTTTGTTGACCCCGTGCTGGTTCCGCTGTATACTTCGATGGCCGATGCGGTCTATCACGGCCTGGATGCGGCGAACCGGAACGCGCGGTTCAGCGCGCCCAACAAGCTTTTCGAGGCCCTCGCCGCGGGCCGGGCCGTGGTGTGCAACGATTGCGGCGAGCTCGGGCGCATCGTGCGCGAGGAGGGCTGCGGCATCGTAGTGCCGGAGCTCGCGCCGCGCGCGCTCGAAGGCGCGTTCCGCGAGCTGCTCGAGCCCGGCCGCCTGGCCGCATGCCAGGCCCGGGCCCGCGCGGCAGGCCGCGGCCGCTACCACTGGGCGGCTGCCGAACGCGCCCTGCTCGACCTCTACGCCGCCATCGGAGTCGCCCCCAAGGCAGGGGAACCCAATGCCTGA
- a CDS encoding glycosyltransferase family 2 protein, protein MTDAPAAQGSPSDAQLAVIVPMFNEAATVAELLERLIAVPLRMQIVVVDDGSTDGSRDIVARFAQAHPAVELVCHEANRGKGAAVRTGIARARGAYTIIQDADLEYDPNDLVRLVEAAEREKASVVYGSRIRGGMPFSYRSFYWGGRLVSLVASVLYCQRITDEPTCYKLFKTELLQSLPLREEGFGFCAEATALVCRRGHRIVEVPIRYQPRSLEEGKKIRWTDGLRAIWILIRHRFGKRR, encoded by the coding sequence ATGACCGACGCACCCGCCGCGCAGGGCTCGCCGAGCGATGCCCAACTCGCCGTGATCGTGCCCATGTTCAATGAGGCGGCCACAGTGGCCGAGCTGCTCGAGCGCCTCATTGCGGTGCCGCTGCGCATGCAGATCGTGGTCGTGGACGACGGTTCGACCGACGGCTCGCGCGACATCGTCGCCCGCTTCGCTCAGGCCCACCCCGCGGTGGAACTGGTCTGCCACGAGGCCAACCGCGGCAAGGGCGCCGCCGTGCGCACCGGCATCGCGCGCGCCCGCGGCGCCTATACGATCATCCAGGACGCCGACCTGGAATATGACCCAAACGACCTGGTGAGGCTCGTCGAGGCCGCCGAGCGCGAGAAGGCCAGCGTAGTCTACGGCTCGCGGATCCGCGGCGGCATGCCGTTTTCCTACCGCAGCTTCTACTGGGGCGGGCGGCTCGTGAGCCTGGTGGCCAGCGTGCTCTACTGTCAGCGCATCACCGACGAGCCGACCTGTTACAAGCTGTTCAAGACCGAGCTTCTCCAGAGCCTGCCGCTGCGCGAGGAGGGCTTCGGCTTCTGCGCCGAGGCGACCGCGCTGGTGTGCCGCCGCGGCCACCGCATCGTCGAGGTGCCCATCCGCTACCAGCCGCGGTCGCTGGAGGAAGGCAAGAAGATCCGCTGGACGGATGGCCTGCGCGCCATCTGGATCCTCATCCGCCACCGCTTCGGCAAGCGGCGCTGA